From Aspergillus luchuensis IFO 4308 DNA, chromosome 2, nearly complete sequence:
CGTCGGTCCTGAGCTGAAGGAACCCATCCGTTCACACCACGATATTGACCGCGATAACATCAAATATTACAAGAAGGCCGTTAAGGTGCGTGCTGATCCGACATCCCTTGGATCCTTTCACAGTATTAATAATGTACCCAGTTCTATGACAACATGGCTAAGCGTGCTGCCAATAACGGACATATTGTTGATGTCTTTGCCGGCTGTCTCGATCAGGTCGGTatgctggagatgaagaacctTGCCAACTACACCGGCGGACATATTCTTCTCACAgactccttcacctcctcacAATTCAAACAGTCCTTCGTTAGGATATTCGACAAGGATGCCAACGATAACCTACTCATGGGCTTCAACGCATCTCTTGAGGTGCTGACTACCAAGGAGCTCAAGGTCACCGGTCTTATCGGTCATGCTGTTTCCCTGAACAAGAAGTCGAGCTCTGTCGGAGAAACGGAATGTGGTATCGGTAACACTTGCGCATGGAAGATGTGTGGAATTGACCCTGCCTCGAGTTACGGTGTCTACTTCGAAATAGCAAACCAGGGTGGACCTGCAGCAGTGCAACCAGGCCCTCAAAGAGGAATGATGCAATTCCTCACGTACTACCAGCACTCGTCGGGTCACTACCACCTTCGCGTCACGACGGTCGCGCGGCCGCTCAGCGGTCCTGCCGGTGACCCTACACTGGCGCAGTCTTTCGACCAGGAAGCAGCTGCCGTGTTGATGGCCCGCATCGCCGTGTTCAAGGCTGAGGTTGACGATGGCCCTGATGTGCTCAGATGGGTTGACCGGATGCTCATCAGACTTTGCTCTCGTTTCGCCGACTACCGGAAAGATGACCCGACGTCTTTCcggttggagaagaactTCACTCTCTACCCTCAATTCATGTTTCATCTGCGCCGAAGCCAGTTCTTGCAGGTATTCAACAACTCGCCTGACGAGACTGCTTTCTACCGGCATGTGCTTAACCACGAAGATGTTGGCGACTCTCTTGTTATGATTCAGCCAACTTTGGATTCCTACTCCCTTGAACACGAAGGAAGCCAGCCTGTGCTCTTGGATTCGGCTTCTATCCAGCCCGCTCACATCCTTCTTCTGGACACTTTCTTCCACATCCTGATCTTCCACGGCGAGACTATCGCGGAATGGAGGAAGGCTGGTTACCAGGATCAGGAGGGCTACGAGAACCTGAAGGTGCTCCTTGAGCAACCAAAGGAAGACGCTAGGGTTCGTTCCATGCAATATCGAATTTGTCGAGATACACGCTAACTAGTCTACACAGGAATTGATTTCCGACCGCTTCCCACTGCCCCGTTTCATCGTTTGCGATGCTGGTGGCTCCCAGGCTCGTTTCCTTTTGTCCAAGCTGAACCCATCTACCACCCACACGACAGGAGGATACGGCGGAGGTGTGACGTCGCAGACCATCTTCACTGATGATGTCTCGTTGCAGACTTTCATGGACCACCTCATGAAGTAAGTCATTTCTTGATCAACCCGGAGATCAAAGCCGTTGCTAACCCTGTGCCCTAGGCTTGCTGTTTCCGGAACCAGCTAGATTTAACGAGGTAATGGCCATGACGAGAGCAAGGGGCGGTTTGCGCCAGTCCTCGGGTCGTTTGTATCTTTAGCGGTTATTGATTTTTGTTCGTTACCCTGGAATATAGCAACTACCTAGATTCACCAATTGAATACAAACAAAATATCGTAATATGAGTGGATCAAGAAGTGGATCATGTAGCATCATTTTGATATTTAGTGCTACGTATCtggtagtagttagtagttaccGCTTCGGGAAGACAACTATCGTCCCTATTTCCATCACGTGATAGACATGGGTTGAGCCCTACCAGACTTACCGCTTCTGGGTCTCGCTTAGCGCAGGCGCAACGGCAGCTAAATAACCTTCCGGCCTCAACAgcatttttctttccttcttcgtACCAACCATCCCGACACCTTCCAAGGACGATTGACGACCTTTCGCACTCGCCATGCGTAAGTATCATCTCCTTGGTGAAATCGAATAGGCGAACTAATATGTATCCCATTGGGCAGCTCCCAAGTTCGACCCCAATGAGGTGAAGATCATGTAAGTTGCATATCCTGGAGTTTTTATTACTCGGCGCATTGTTTTGACGGAGGTGCTAACGATTTTTTTAGCCACCTGAGAGTGACTGGTGGTGAGGTCGGTGCCCAGTCTGCTCTGGCTCCCAAGATTGGTCCTCTCGGTCTGTCCCCCAAGAAGATCGGTGAAGATATCGCCAAGAACACTGGTGACTGGGTAAGCGCAGCGTCCGGATCAAGCATAGGAGGTTACAGTGCTAACAGCATCTTTTTGGGTATTATAGAAGGGTCTCCGTGTCACCGTCCGCCTGACCATCCAGAACCGTCAGGCCGCGGTCTCCGTTGTTCCCTCCGCCTCTTCCCTGGTCATCAAGGCCCTCAAGGAGCCTCCCCGTGACcgcaagaaggagaagaacatcaagcACAGCAAGTCCATCCCTCTGGACGAGATCATCGAGATCGCCCGCAAGATGCGCCACCGCTCTCTTGCTAAGGAGCTCAAGGGTACCGTCCTTGAGATCCTCGGTACCGCTTTCTCTGTCGGTTGCCAGGTCGATGGCCGCAGCCCCAAGGACGTCTCCGACGACGTCAAGGCTGGCGAGATCGACAGTATGTCAACCCCATACCATATCATTTAAGACTTTGGCACTAACTGTTCTGCAGTCCCCTCCGAGTAAATGATTCAAATTCGCGGCGGTCGTGGTTTCTTACCGGCATGCTAGTTACGGAATATGATCATCTTATTCGAAACAAAAATGTTTTATGAGACATGACTTTAGATTCCCCATTTCTGTTCTTTCGAATTCGATAAGTGTTTTCACTCGACGTCTCCGTTGAGATGccccttctctcttcctcccgtcTCACATATGGTTTACTTGCTATCTATGCAAGCTGGATCATAATGAGTCCCACCCCAGATGACCTTTGCAACACTCTGGCCCTTACCGTCTTTTCCCGCCTTCGGGCCTGGAATTGTCATATCACAACGTGGTATAGGCTTATTTTAAGCAAAGAAGAGCAAACCGACCTGCTACTCACCGCGGTATCTTCGAGGGGAGCCTCGTGCTTCTTTCTGTGGATACAGTGGTCCATTTAACGGTCAAAATCACCAATTTAGACCCAGACATTTTCACATGTCTGACGATCGTAGACAATCCATTCATTTCAAACAATGCAATTTACTCCTTTTCAATCCTCGAAGTTTCGTATAGCCACTATGCCTCGGCAATTCCATCAAATCCATCAAGACCGCGTGAATATATCGATTCACAAGTACCACCGACTGAACGATCGGCACCTCCCATGCACATACTAGCCACAACTATTGCCGTCTCGCGCCTGACGGATGGATACCTACGCCCCATCTAATAGTCCACTCCATGCATACCATTGTGGTGAAGCATGGACAGTCGccaaacagcaacaacaactatCTACGTAGGCTGGGAATCGGATGGGGCCGCGCCCGGACACACCGACAGCCCGAAGATTCCATGAGCTTTCCCCACTCACCGGGGACTTTTAAGTACAGTGCCACTAACTACTGGGATGGTTCAATTGGCGGCGTTCCTGATACGCGCCCGGAGCTGCAGGTGCCGCCTGggccctcctctctccccccccccccttaaCGAGAATCGATCCCGGGTAACGGTACTCCGTCCgtaggcagaaagagaagatgatcaaAGAATGAACAAACGAATGAGTGAGGCAGTGAGTGGataatgaaaatgaaaagagAGGTAGTCCACGATGGGGCAAGTAAGTGTCTCCATCAGAAGGGGCGATGACTGCGACTCAGAATgcaagttgttgttgtgatagGCACAGACAGGCGCACCGACATGCATAAGACTGCATCCATCCCACTTTAGTTGAGTTGATGGAATGGAAAGTTAGTTATCCTTTTTCTCGTGACTCACAATCTTGGCTGAGTCAGCCAGGCAGGCAGTCAGGTTCAGGCCGTGATCATCATcagtcttttttttattttagttttgTGGCCAGCTCAGCATGATGGAATGAAATAAAAATGCTGTGTCCTTTTGGGAGAAGTGAAACATGGCGGGAGGATTgatggggggtgggttggtggatgtgttCGATTCCGCCTCCATACgaatggatggatttggCTATGTATAATGCTAACTTAACTAGCAACTAACCGAGATACCTCCTAAGTATCTATAGCGAAAGAgatttagttattattaaaacaaCGGCCacgagacgaagaagataaatGAATTTGACTTTGGCCAGTTcaatttctctttccccctccttttctctcctctccttcctcctagctagttagtctaaactactactactacttactgtacaACTATCCTCTAGACAGACCAGaaaacccccctcttctaAGCGCCTACGGAAGTGGAGAGGCAGGAAGAGCCACAGCGCAGCAAAGTTTGCCGATCCTCATCGCCAGACCGCTCGTGACATGGCCCATGGATTATCACAGCCTa
This genomic window contains:
- the sec23 gene encoding GTPase-activating protein SEC23 (COG:U;~EggNog:ENOG410PGI6;~InterPro:IPR007123,IPR036180,IPR012990,IPR036465, IPR006895,IPR006896,IPR037550,IPR036174,IPR036175, IPR037364,IPR006900,IPR029006;~PFAM:PF04810,PF08033,PF04815,PF00626,PF04811;~go_component: GO:0030127 - COPII vesicle coat [Evidence IEA];~go_function: GO:0008270 - zinc ion binding [Evidence IEA];~go_process: GO:0006886 - intracellular protein transport [Evidence IEA];~go_process: GO:0006888 - endoplasmic reticulum to Golgi vesicle-mediated transport [Evidence IEA];~go_process: GO:0090114 - COPII-coated vesicle budding [Evidence IEA]); the encoded protein is MDYEALKDQWSDVEDRDGIRLSWNTFPSSRMEASRLVVPIGAVYTPLKEKPDSPLLQYEPVTCKAPCRAVLNPYANVDVRARIWICPFCLMRNPLPPHYKDITESTIPPELHPMSTTIEYQLARPAPAPPIFVYVVDTCQDDDSLKALKDSLIMSLSLLPVNALVGLITYGTMAQVHELGYTECAKSYVFRGSKEYAAKQVQEMLGLASGVRPNMPQQPARPPLGPAARFLLPVQQAEFQITNVLEQLQRDPWPVANDKRPLRCTGVALSVAVGLLETSFQNAGGRIMVFTSGPATEGPGHVVGPELKEPIRSHHDIDRDNIKYYKKAVKFYDNMAKRAANNGHIVDVFAGCLDQVGMLEMKNLANYTGGHILLTDSFTSSQFKQSFVRIFDKDANDNLLMGFNASLEVLTTKELKVTGLIGHAVSLNKKSSSVGETECGIGNTCAWKMCGIDPASSYGVYFEIANQGGPAAVQPGPQRGMMQFLTYYQHSSGHYHLRVTTVARPLSGPAGDPTLAQSFDQEAAAVLMARIAVFKAEVDDGPDVLRWVDRMLIRLCSRFADYRKDDPTSFRLEKNFTLYPQFMFHLRRSQFLQVFNNSPDETAFYRHVLNHEDVGDSLVMIQPTLDSYSLEHEGSQPVLLDSASIQPAHILLLDTFFHILIFHGETIAEWRKAGYQDQEGYENLKVLLEQPKEDARELISDRFPLPRFIVCDAGGSQARFLLSKLNPSTTHTTGGYGGGVTSQTIFTDDVSLQTFMDHLMKLAVSGTS
- the RPL12 gene encoding 60S ribosomal protein uL11 (BUSCO:EOG092651LN;~COG:J;~EggNog:ENOG410PN4A;~InterPro:IPR020784,IPR036769,IPR000911,IPR020783, IPR036796;~PFAM:PF03946,PF00298;~go_component: GO:0005840 - ribosome [Evidence IEA];~go_function: GO:0003735 - structural constituent of ribosome [Evidence IEA];~go_process: GO:0006412 - translation [Evidence IEA]); protein product: MPPKFDPNEVKIIHLRVTGGEVGAQSALAPKIGPLGLSPKKIGEDIAKNTGDWKGLRVTVRLTIQNRQAAVSVVPSASSLVIKALKEPPRDRKKEKNIKHSKSIPLDEIIEIARKMRHRSLAKELKGTVLEILGTAFSVGCQVDGRSPKDVSDDVKAGEIDIPSE